A single region of the Sorghum bicolor cultivar BTx623 chromosome 7, Sorghum_bicolor_NCBIv3, whole genome shotgun sequence genome encodes:
- the LOC8054845 gene encoding protein SRC2 homolog, with product MGSRYEVEVTVGSASNLKNVNWRNGDLRPYAVLWVDDGPKCSTRVDPDNGEDPVWDDRVVVPVPPASAARLGDAVLHVDVVHAADADADADEVKPLVGSARLPLRDVLDDAGGVGVGGPKVSRTLRLKRPSGRPQGRVEVRVAVREAPPPPSYYDPSPYPAPAYGNPAAARDPYYAAPPAYGGQPPYAAPPVGYPAAAAAAAPPPYGGGYGAAPAAAYTYGDPAAAPAAQKSSKMGMGTGLAVGAAAGLLGGLALAEGASYVEDKFEDHVAEKVEEETFGDGDGDYDDDY from the coding sequence ATGGGCTCCCGCTACGAGGTGGAGGTGACGGTGGGGTCGGCGAGCAACCTGAAGAACGTCAACTGGCGGAACGGCGACCTGAGGCCGTACGCCGTGCTGTGGGTGGACGACGGGCCCAAGTGCTCCACCCGCGTCGACCCCGACAACGGCGAGGACCCCGTGTGGGACGACAGGGTCGTGGTCCCTGTCCCTCCCGCCTCCGCCGCGCGCCTCGGCGACGCCGTCCTCCACGTCGACGTCGTCcacgccgccgacgccgacgccgacgccgacgaggtCAAGCCGCTCGTCGGCTCCGCGCGCCTCCCGCTCCGCGACGTCCTCGACGAcgccggcggcgtcggcgtcggcgggcCTAAGGTCTCCCGCACCCTCAGGCTGAAGCGGCCCTCGGGCCGCCCGCAGGGCCGGGTCGAGGTCCGCGTCGCCGTCCGcgaggcgccgccgccgccaagctACTACGACCCGAGCCCGTACCCGGCGCCCGCGTACGGGAACCCCGCCGCCGCCCGGGACCCGTACTACGCGGCGCCGCCGGCGTATGGAGGACAGCCGCCGTACGCCGCGCCGCCGGTGGGGTACccggctgccgccgccgccgccgctcctccTCCATACGGTGGTGGTTATGGAGCCGCTCCTGCGGCGGCGTATACGTACGGGGATCCTGCGGCTGCTCCAGCTGCCCAGAAGAGCAGCAAGATGGGGATGGGGACGGGGCTGGCCGTCGGCGCCGCGGCGGGGCTGCTGGGCGGCTTGGCGCTGGCGGAAGGGGCGAGCTACGTGGAGGACAAGTTCGAGGATCACGTCGCCGAGAAGGTGGAGGAGGAGACgttcggcgacggcgacggagaCTACGACGACGATTACTAG